The Edaphobacter flagellatus sequence ATCCACTCGCTAAGCCATGACAACCTGGTCGAGATGGCATCCACAGCTGCAGGCATCGAATCGCTGAGCGCGACAGCCGTCACACTCGAACAGCAGGTCGATCGCTTCCGTCTGCAGCAGGATGGTGTACAGATCACAACACGGCCAGCTCCTGCGCACATTCCTCGCATGAGCCCGGCACCACGTGCAGCGTAAGTCCCAAGCCAAGACAAAGGGCCTGCTTCAGAAGCAGGCCCTTTGTCTTTCTTGCCGAAAGGTTTAGAAGATCTGGAAGTTAACTTCGACGTTCAGTTCCACCAGAACAGGTTTGCCGTTCTCCATTGCGGGTTTGAACCTGTACTGACGAACAGCTTCAACAGCCTTTTCGTCCAGCCCCATACCGACTGGTTTGATCACCCGGATATGGCTCGGCATACCGTTGGTATCTACCCAGAGGTTCACGAGTACGTTTCCGGCAAACTTCGCCTTGCGAGCCTCTTCGGAGAACTCCGGCTCAACCTGGTAGATCAGCTGCGGCGCCGAAACACCACCGCCGATACGCCTCGGGCCTCCGCCCATATTGCCGCCCGAGCCCGGCCCGATACCAGAACCGTTCCCCGAGCCGAGGCCGGTCCCGGAGCCATTGCCCATCGAGACACCCGGAAGCGGTGAGTTCGGCAGGCCGAAGTTCGGCAGGTTGGTTGCCATGTGAACGTCCTTCTGGACCTCCACTGTGGGATCGATTTTGATCTTCGGCTCCTGCAGAGGAGGGGCCTTGGGCGGAACGATCTGCTGGTCGGCAAACTTCGGCGGCGATCCCTTCGAAACGGGTGCCGGCCCGCGCTGTCCGCCGCCTCCACCCATCTGGGCAGCCTTCGGCGGCGCCATCGGAGGCACGTTCACTTCAGTGACGAGCGTCGTCTTCGCAGGAGCGGCAATTGGAATCTTCTTGATCAGCACATAGGCGATCAGCAGGATAACCAGTCCGTGAATGACGACGGCAATCGCCGTCGATTTCGGATCGCGCTTCACCTTCATGCGGTCGATGACCGCAACAGGCTTCGACTCCAGCACCAACGGGGGCAGCTTCTCCGGGAAGAAGACATCGCGGATGCTGTTCTTCAGCGAGGTGAAGATCCCCTCTTCTTCAATAATCAGGTCGTTCTCCACAGGCCGGGAATCCAGCTTGAGCGGAGCCTGCTTTACAGGATTGAAGGCGTCACGCAGGTTCGCGAACAGCGAGGCCCACATGGAGCCTTCCGTCTCCTCGTTCAGCTTCGGTGCGTCGGCGCCGGGACGCAGTGCCGGACCTTCGTTCCTGGGATCGTCATCAGGTGTTGATAGCCACGTATTCGCCATTAAGCTGCTTTGCCTCGGCGGCGGTCAGCGCCTGCGCTTACCGCCTGCTTCCTCGAGAATCGCGCGTCTCCGTTCATTCGCCGGTCTCCGCCGGTTCTCTCCATGTTGTACGCAAGGCATCTGGCTCCAAGAAACATTCTACAAATATTAGCGCAGCCCTGCTCACTTCATTGGACGCATCCTACAGCAGGAATGTCTCTTCCATGTCTCCGGCATAACCCCTGTATTTCCTGCGGTGGTTCCCTGCACGCCATATGCCGGACAGATACAATAGACCTTTGGCCCCTTGTGCCACCCCAAGTCAGAGGAAGAGATGCCGGAAGTAACCGAGACCAAGCCGCAAGCGACTAAGGATATGAGCGAAACCAAACCCCTGAAGTCGACCCTGAACCTGCCCCAGACCGCCTTCGCCATGAAGGCCAATTTGCCGGTCAACGAGCCCGTTCGTCTGGCCGCATGGCAGCAACAGGATATTTACGGCCAGATTCGTACCGCCCGGGCCGGTGCCCCCAAGTACATCCTCCACGATGGCCCGCCGTATGCAAACGGCGCCATCCACCTGGGCCATGCGCTGAACAAGTGCATCAAGGATTTCGTCGTCAAAACGAAGACAATGGCAGGCTTCGACGCTCCCTATGTCCCTGGATGGGACTGCCACGGGCTGCCGATCGAGATCAAGGTCGACGAGCAGCTGGGCCGCAAGAAGCTCGAGATGAACCCGCTGGAGGTTCGCAAGGCCTGTCGTGAGTATGCGCAGAAGTATGTCGACCTGCAGCGGTCGCAGTTTGAGCGCATCGGTGTCTTCGGCCGCTGGCAGAATCCTTATCTGACGATGTCGAATGCCTATGAGGCTTCGATCGTTGAGACCTTCTACGAGTTCTTTGAGAAAGACTTCGTCTACAAGGGGCTGAAGGCTGTCTATTGGTGCATCCACGACAAGACGGCGCTGGCTGAAGCTGAAATCGAGTACGAGATGCATACCTCGCCCTCGATCTACGTGCGTTACAAGTTGACCAGCGATCCCGCCGCTATCGATCCTGCGCTCGCAGGCAAGGACGTCTACACGATCATCTGGACGACGACCCCCTGGACACTTCCGGCATCGCTTGCTGTCGCGTTCAACCCAGAGCTTGAATACGTCGCGCTGAAGAACACCGACGGCAACATCTACATCGTTGCCGAGGCGCTGGCAGAGGCAACAAAGCAGGCATGCAATCTGCCAGACGCGAAGGAGATCGCTCATTTCAAGGGCGACAAGCTCGACCGCGTCACCTTCCAGCACCCCTTTCTCGATCGCGAGATCCTCGGTGTCAATGCCGATTACGTCACCACCGAGCAGGGTACGGGCGCCGTCCATACCGCGCCCTCGCACGGAGCCGATGACTTCAACACCGGAACGAAGTACGGACTCTCTCAGGTATGTAACGTCGATGCCGCCGGACGCCTGCGCAATGGTCTGCCCGAGTACGACGGCATGCAAATCTTCAAGGCGAATCCGGTCATCATCGACCTCGTTCGCTCGCGGGGTGCTTTGATGGGCTTAAGTGAGATCCATCACTCCTACCCACACTGCTGGCGCTGCCACAACCCCGTCATCTTCCGTGCAACAGAGCAGTGGTTCATCTCCATGGAGACGCCGATGAAGGCTCCCGATGGCAGTGACACCACCTTCCGCCAGCGCACTCTGGACGAGATCGCCAATGTCGTCTGGGACCCGTCGTGGGGCCAGGAGCGCATCTCCAACATGATCGCTACGCGACCCGACTGGACCATTTCGCGCCAGCGTATCTGGGGCGTGCCCATTGCCGTCTTCATGTGCGAGAAGTGCCACACACCGCTGAACGACAAGAAGATCAATAAGAGCATCGTCGACCTCTTCCATAAGGAGGGCGCCGATGCGTGGTACAAGTACGACGCCACAGGGCTGCTGCCTAAAGGCACGGCCTGCGCCTCCTGCGGCAGCACCGAGTTCCGCAAGGAAATGGACATCCTCGACGTGTGGTTTGAGTCGGGCGCAAGCTGGCACGCCGTGCTCGATGTTGAGCCGGAGCTGCACTGGCCTGCCGACCTCTACACCGAGGGTGGCGACCAGCATCGCGGCTGGTTTCATTCTTCGATACTCGCGTCGGTAGCCGTGCGCGGCAAAGCGCCGTACAAGATGGTCGCCACCTCTGGCTGGACGCTGGACGAGCAAGGCCGCGCCTTCTCGAAGTCACTTGGCAACGGCGTCGACCCAGTTGACATCGCCAAGCGTCTCGGCGGCGAAATTGTCCGTCTCTGGGTGGCTTCCGTTGATTTTCGTGAAGACGTGGCCGCCAGCGAGAATCTGATGCAGCGTGTCAGCGACAACTATCGCAAGCTGCGCAACACTTTCCGCTTCCTGTTGGGCAACCTGCACGATTTCGATCCGGCGAAACACGCCGTCGACTTCGCACAGATGGAGCCCCTCGATCAGTACATTCTTGCTCGTACAGCCGAGCTTGATTGCAAA is a genomic window containing:
- a CDS encoding energy transducer TonB; its protein translation is MANTWLSTPDDDPRNEGPALRPGADAPKLNEETEGSMWASLFANLRDAFNPVKQAPLKLDSRPVENDLIIEEEGIFTSLKNSIRDVFFPEKLPPLVLESKPVAVIDRMKVKRDPKSTAIAVVIHGLVILLIAYVLIKKIPIAAPAKTTLVTEVNVPPMAPPKAAQMGGGGGQRGPAPVSKGSPPKFADQQIVPPKAPPLQEPKIKIDPTVEVQKDVHMATNLPNFGLPNSPLPGVSMGNGSGTGLGSGNGSGIGPGSGGNMGGGPRRIGGGVSAPQLIYQVEPEFSEEARKAKFAGNVLVNLWVDTNGMPSHIRVIKPVGMGLDEKAVEAVRQYRFKPAMENGKPVLVELNVEVNFQIF
- the ileS gene encoding isoleucine--tRNA ligase, coding for MPEVTETKPQATKDMSETKPLKSTLNLPQTAFAMKANLPVNEPVRLAAWQQQDIYGQIRTARAGAPKYILHDGPPYANGAIHLGHALNKCIKDFVVKTKTMAGFDAPYVPGWDCHGLPIEIKVDEQLGRKKLEMNPLEVRKACREYAQKYVDLQRSQFERIGVFGRWQNPYLTMSNAYEASIVETFYEFFEKDFVYKGLKAVYWCIHDKTALAEAEIEYEMHTSPSIYVRYKLTSDPAAIDPALAGKDVYTIIWTTTPWTLPASLAVAFNPELEYVALKNTDGNIYIVAEALAEATKQACNLPDAKEIAHFKGDKLDRVTFQHPFLDREILGVNADYVTTEQGTGAVHTAPSHGADDFNTGTKYGLSQVCNVDAAGRLRNGLPEYDGMQIFKANPVIIDLVRSRGALMGLSEIHHSYPHCWRCHNPVIFRATEQWFISMETPMKAPDGSDTTFRQRTLDEIANVVWDPSWGQERISNMIATRPDWTISRQRIWGVPIAVFMCEKCHTPLNDKKINKSIVDLFHKEGADAWYKYDATGLLPKGTACASCGSTEFRKEMDILDVWFESGASWHAVLDVEPELHWPADLYTEGGDQHRGWFHSSILASVAVRGKAPYKMVATSGWTLDEQGRAFSKSLGNGVDPVDIAKRLGGEIVRLWVASVDFREDVAASENLMQRVSDNYRKLRNTFRFLLGNLHDFDPAKHAVDFAQMEPLDQYILARTAELDCKIRQAYDDFEFHRAYHALNEYTNSDLSALYLDVLKDRLYTFAPNHPARHSAQTALWRIAEALTRLVAPILSFTADEVWQSLPKVDGREMSVHVALFPNIAEIVPGNVKSLEEDWKKLLAVRDQVLLSLEAARQAKLVGKGLDARILIEAGELTLGLLKRYESSLKELFNVSQVALTHIEHPNGEIRVTTETAEGVKCERCWNYTTDVGQDARFPTVCLRCAEALDAIGYPPYTASKPTE